From a region of the bacterium genome:
- the modA gene encoding molybdate ABC transporter substrate-binding protein, with the protein MARQLWVLLAVGVALSGFTGCAKKPTPQAPAPPVMPTADASLQGELTIFVPCGIAGPYGETKKIFEQRYPNVKVKQELANIDVQAKLLAEGRAQPDVWLCLGDREVQRVQQAGRIEGEPVTYAYNAVALLVRKGNPQQIESLADLAKPGVKTIALATPENSSGYYTEQALRKLKLWDQLEKKLWLTPEPVQIKEQLLQGKADAGVVYYPCTRETHIVGGKPVEVPGKLQLLGKIPAEVASPIPAQAAVIKGAKNPEAAKAFLALLLELQVQDIWQTFAFDPAVVDPNQISLYMYCGAGIRPMMDPAVAAFKRVKPNVRIDVGYAGSGCLLSQLAFSRRGDLYIPGEEFYLTQAKQRGYLTTSQPVGYFEPVLLVQKSNPKGIKTLADLAKPGVKVGLGEPGACAVGVAAEKLLKQAKLSDAVSKNVVYRAGNVPELGNAVKLKSLDVAIVWNVTAAQLTSDCDTVPIERSLYEPSLVPIALLKYTQHQPEAQAFVDFLTGPEGQRIVAASGMTAATK; encoded by the coding sequence ATGGCGAGGCAACTGTGGGTACTGCTGGCGGTGGGTGTGGCGCTTTCGGGGTTCACCGGCTGCGCGAAGAAGCCGACGCCTCAGGCACCGGCGCCACCGGTGATGCCCACGGCCGACGCGTCCCTGCAGGGCGAGCTGACCATCTTTGTGCCCTGCGGGATCGCCGGTCCCTATGGCGAGACCAAGAAGATCTTCGAGCAGCGCTACCCGAACGTCAAGGTGAAGCAGGAACTCGCCAACATTGACGTGCAGGCCAAGCTGCTCGCCGAGGGCAGAGCGCAGCCGGATGTGTGGTTGTGCCTGGGCGACCGGGAAGTGCAGCGCGTGCAGCAAGCCGGCCGCATCGAGGGCGAGCCGGTGACGTACGCCTACAACGCGGTCGCGCTGCTCGTCCGCAAGGGCAACCCCCAGCAGATCGAGTCGCTGGCCGACCTGGCCAAGCCCGGGGTCAAGACCATCGCTCTGGCCACGCCCGAGAACAGCTCCGGCTACTACACCGAACAGGCCCTGCGGAAGCTCAAGCTGTGGGACCAACTGGAAAAGAAGCTGTGGCTGACGCCCGAGCCCGTGCAGATCAAGGAGCAGTTGCTCCAGGGCAAGGCCGACGCGGGCGTAGTGTACTACCCGTGCACGCGCGAGACCCACATCGTGGGAGGCAAGCCCGTCGAGGTGCCCGGCAAGCTGCAACTGCTGGGCAAGATCCCGGCCGAGGTGGCCAGCCCGATCCCCGCGCAGGCGGCGGTCATCAAGGGAGCCAAGAACCCCGAGGCCGCGAAGGCTTTCCTGGCATTGCTGCTGGAGCTGCAGGTGCAGGACATATGGCAGACGTTTGCCTTCGACCCGGCCGTCGTGGACCCCAATCAGATCAGCCTGTACATGTACTGCGGCGCCGGCATCCGCCCGATGATGGACCCGGCGGTGGCAGCCTTCAAGCGGGTGAAGCCCAACGTGCGCATTGATGTCGGCTATGCGGGGTCGGGCTGCCTGCTCAGCCAACTGGCGTTCAGCCGCCGGGGCGATCTGTACATTCCCGGCGAGGAGTTCTACCTGACCCAGGCCAAGCAGCGCGGGTACCTGACCACCAGTCAGCCGGTGGGGTACTTCGAGCCGGTCCTGCTGGTGCAGAAGAGCAACCCCAAGGGGATCAAGACGCTCGCGGACCTGGCCAAGCCCGGGGTGAAGGTGGGCCTGGGTGAGCCGGGAGCCTGCGCTGTTGGCGTGGCGGCGGAGAAGCTGCTCAAGCAGGCCAAGCTCAGCGACGCCGTCAGCAAGAACGTCGTCTACCGCGCCGGCAACGTGCCGGAGTTGGGCAATGCCGTGAAGCTCAAGTCCCTGGATGTGGCCATCGTCTGGAACGTCACCGCCGCGCAACTCACGAGCGACTGTGACACCGTGCCCATTGAGCGCTCGCTGTACGAGCCGTCGTTGGTGCCGATCGCGCTGCTCAAGTACACGCAGCACCAACCGGAGGCCCAGGCGTTCGTGGACTTTCTGACCGGGCCCGAAGGGCAGCGGATCGTGGCCGCCAGTGGGATGACGGCAGCGACGAAGTGA
- a CDS encoding substrate-binding domain-containing protein: protein MKQAALIGVLLAALAVGGCHREPPRLLIIRGGPSVEKLFSELISGYQAAHPDVQVVSNFTCPPCRAMATRGMPVDFDLFVSLGDFELQTLRQHSQFVPAATQAIGTTRLVIATSAHAPTPVRTVADLHRGGLRRIGVGDPESVGVGHYAEQALRRMGLWQELRPRLVFSQSGCELLKWLGLGRDIDAAVVFSLCVGDEPGSVQQVMELPAEAAPPVPVLLSVAQQAPHQAEAMRFVTFAREARETLRKHRVEAVER, encoded by the coding sequence GTGAAACAGGCCGCCCTGATCGGTGTCCTGCTGGCTGCCCTCGCCGTGGGGGGCTGCCATCGCGAGCCGCCCCGGCTACTCATCATCCGCGGCGGGCCGTCGGTGGAGAAGCTGTTCTCCGAGCTGATCTCTGGCTACCAGGCCGCTCACCCCGACGTCCAGGTGGTCAGCAACTTCACTTGCCCGCCCTGCCGCGCGATGGCGACCCGGGGGATGCCCGTGGACTTCGACCTGTTCGTCAGTCTGGGTGACTTCGAACTCCAGACGCTGCGCCAGCACTCCCAGTTCGTCCCCGCCGCGACCCAGGCCATCGGGACAACGCGCCTGGTCATCGCCACTTCGGCTCACGCCCCGACACCAGTGCGAACGGTGGCCGACTTGCATCGCGGGGGCCTGCGGCGCATCGGGGTCGGGGACCCCGAGAGCGTGGGGGTGGGACACTATGCCGAGCAGGCGCTGCGCCGGATGGGGCTGTGGCAGGAACTGCGGCCGCGGCTGGTATTCAGCCAGAGCGGATGCGAGCTGCTCAAGTGGCTGGGGCTGGGTCGCGACATTGACGCGGCTGTGGTCTTCAGCCTGTGCGTGGGTGACGAGCCGGGCTCCGTGCAGCAAGTGATGGAGCTGCCGGCCGAGGCGGCGCCGCCGGTGCCTGTCCTGTTGTCCGTGGCGCAACAGGCGCCGCACCAGGCCGAAGCGATGCGCTTCGTGACCTTTGCGCGAGAGGCGAGGGAGACCCTGCGGAAGCACCGGGTGGAGGCAGTGGAGCGGTAG
- a CDS encoding ABC transporter ATP-binding protein, translated as MGCPPHADGAPRLIHTAMIEIKNAHKSLGEFSLRGVDLRIEAGEYFVVLGPTGAGKTVLLECIAGLHRLDQGEVWLEGREVSRLAPELRRVGYVPQDYVLFPHMSLGENIGFSLALRGVAPAAARARVQELAELLNIAHLLDRKPRTLSGGEQQRGALARALAPEPTVLLLDEPLSALDEGTRAELSVELRRIADELHTTVVHVCHNFDEALELADRIAIVHQGRVLQVGTRAEVFRRPASAFVARFVGAQNLFPVLEADRRHNTVKLAETMVLATGPLPEAGELLAMIRPEEIAVCGGGEAGARQWTLARVDDRGRLVRLTLRGPLPLQVAMTPQAFAAAGVGEGQAVAASWAPGAVHVLPA; from the coding sequence GTGGGATGTCCGCCGCACGCGGACGGGGCCCCGCGCCTCATCCATACAGCCATGATCGAGATCAAGAACGCTCACAAGAGTCTGGGCGAGTTCTCGCTGCGCGGAGTCGATCTGCGGATCGAGGCCGGCGAGTACTTCGTCGTGCTCGGCCCCACGGGGGCGGGCAAGACCGTGCTGCTGGAGTGCATCGCCGGGCTGCACCGTCTGGATCAGGGCGAGGTGTGGCTGGAGGGACGCGAGGTGTCGCGGCTGGCTCCGGAGCTGCGCCGCGTGGGCTATGTGCCGCAGGACTACGTGCTCTTTCCGCACATGTCGCTGGGCGAGAACATCGGGTTCTCGCTGGCGCTGCGGGGCGTGGCCCCCGCCGCGGCCCGGGCGCGCGTGCAGGAACTGGCGGAGTTGCTGAACATCGCCCACCTGCTGGACCGCAAGCCCCGCACGCTGTCGGGCGGCGAGCAGCAGCGCGGGGCGCTGGCCCGGGCGCTGGCCCCCGAGCCGACCGTGCTCCTGTTGGATGAGCCCCTCAGCGCGCTGGACGAGGGCACCCGGGCGGAACTGAGCGTGGAGTTACGCCGCATCGCCGACGAGCTGCACACGACGGTGGTGCACGTGTGCCACAACTTCGACGAGGCCCTCGAACTGGCCGACCGCATCGCCATCGTCCACCAGGGCCGGGTGTTGCAGGTGGGGACACGGGCCGAGGTCTTCCGTCGCCCCGCCTCGGCCTTTGTGGCGCGGTTCGTCGGGGCGCAGAACCTCTTCCCGGTGCTGGAGGCCGACCGGCGGCACAATACGGTGAAGCTGGCGGAGACGATGGTGCTCGCGACAGGTCCGCTACCCGAGGCGGGTGAGCTGCTGGCGATGATCCGGCCCGAGGAGATCGCGGTGTGCGGGGGCGGCGAGGCCGGGGCACGGCAGTGGACGCTGGCACGCGTGGACGACCGCGGGCGGCTGGTGCGGTTGACGCTGCGCGGGCCGCTGCCGCTGCAGGTCGCGATGACCCCGCAAGCCTTCGCGGCGGCGGGAGTGGGCGAGGGGCAGGCGGTGGCGGCGTCGTGGGCCCCCGGGGCGGTACACGTGCTGCCGGCGTAG
- a CDS encoding permease, protein MHEPTPPVETSPDAHPRPSRWIVAGGLAATLLLVGLGVLFGPRLWTNLTDGLPVRPSTTLISVLDVFRCCILTWKAVTVMVPAFLLGGAIAAFAPTGLILKYLGARSHQPRAYVTAALSGSLMSLCSCNIVPLFVSIYRRGAGLGPAFTFLFAGPAINVVAAIFTFQVIGWRLGVWRVVGVPLIAIAIGLLMTLIFRREARDLKAAQAATPELDDGMSRRLWALFALLLAMVIFGSWQSDRVFPPPGSEQQAASWLPLFVGLLVLAAAVVVLMARSFAADERRAFLSESWALVRLVVPVLLPAVLVIGAIATFVDVKLVYHLVGQAPAGSGWWGSLRPILLGSVFGELMYFPILTEVAFTKAFLKLGMDVGPALALLIAGPGSSLPGFIIIARAIGWKKAAVYEVLVVVVTTAYAALFASQIGSYICSCMMLK, encoded by the coding sequence ATGCACGAACCAACACCGCCTGTCGAGACGTCGCCCGATGCCCACCCCCGCCCCTCGCGCTGGATTGTCGCGGGAGGACTGGCGGCGACGCTGCTACTGGTCGGGCTGGGGGTGCTGTTCGGGCCGCGCCTGTGGACGAACCTCACCGACGGCCTCCCCGTCCGCCCCTCCACCACGCTCATCAGTGTCCTCGATGTGTTCCGCTGCTGCATCCTGACGTGGAAGGCTGTCACGGTGATGGTGCCGGCCTTCCTGCTGGGCGGGGCCATCGCGGCCTTTGCGCCGACGGGCCTGATCCTCAAGTACCTGGGGGCGCGCAGTCACCAGCCGCGGGCCTATGTGACCGCCGCGCTGTCCGGCTCCCTCATGTCGCTGTGCTCCTGCAACATCGTGCCTCTGTTCGTGAGCATCTACCGGCGAGGAGCGGGGCTGGGGCCGGCGTTCACGTTCCTGTTTGCGGGCCCGGCCATCAACGTCGTGGCGGCCATCTTCACCTTCCAGGTCATCGGCTGGCGGCTGGGCGTGTGGCGGGTCGTGGGTGTGCCGCTCATCGCCATCGCCATCGGCCTGCTGATGACACTGATCTTCCGGCGCGAGGCGCGGGACCTCAAGGCAGCACAGGCCGCCACTCCCGAACTGGACGACGGCATGTCGCGGCGGCTGTGGGCGCTGTTCGCCCTGCTGCTGGCGATGGTGATCTTCGGCTCCTGGCAGAGCGACCGCGTGTTCCCGCCGCCGGGGTCCGAGCAGCAAGCCGCCTCGTGGCTGCCCCTGTTCGTCGGCCTGCTGGTCCTGGCGGCGGCCGTGGTCGTGCTCATGGCGCGGAGCTTCGCGGCCGACGAGCGGCGGGCGTTTCTGAGCGAGAGTTGGGCCCTGGTCAGACTGGTGGTGCCGGTGCTGCTGCCGGCGGTGCTGGTGATCGGGGCCATCGCCACCTTCGTTGACGTGAAGCTCGTGTACCATCTGGTCGGTCAGGCGCCGGCCGGGAGCGGCTGGTGGGGATCGCTCCGGCCCATCCTGCTCGGCTCCGTCTTCGGGGAGCTGATGTACTTCCCGATCCTGACCGAAGTGGCGTTCACCAAGGCCTTCCTGAAGCTGGGGATGGACGTGGGCCCGGCGCTGGCGCTGCTGATCGCCGGACCGGGGAGCAGCCTGCCCGGGTTCATCATCATCGCCCGGGCCATCGGCTGGAAGAAGGCGGCGGTCTATGAGGTGCTGGTGGTCGTCGTCACGACGGCGTACGCGGCGCTGTTCGCCAGCCAGATTGGGTCATACATCTGCTCGTGCATGATGCTGAAGTAA
- a CDS encoding ABC transporter permease, translating into MTRLGAVFFRFLFFSSLALLLSVIVVTLLAIVTYLDVKSFTAALLSAEVLFAIKLTVVTTSITTAIAVVLGIPSAYVLSRYRLPCHALIDTLLDLPIVLPPLVAGIALLVFFQTALGEWIEQHIMPFVFTTQGIVLAQFLPAGTFCVRSLKAAFDSVDPRMEQVARTLGCSERQAFFHVLLPLARNGLVAGAIMTWARAAGEFGPILMFVGATRFKSEVLPIAIFLNMSIGNVEMALSVTVILIALAIIALLSFRKLGGRGYLW; encoded by the coding sequence ATGACCCGTCTCGGTGCCGTCTTCTTTCGGTTCCTGTTCTTCTCCAGCCTCGCGCTGCTGCTCAGCGTGATCGTGGTCACACTGCTGGCGATCGTAACGTACCTGGACGTCAAGAGCTTCACCGCCGCGCTGCTCTCCGCCGAGGTGCTGTTCGCGATCAAGCTGACAGTCGTCACCACCAGCATCACCACCGCCATCGCCGTGGTGCTGGGCATTCCCTCGGCCTATGTGCTCAGCCGCTACCGCCTGCCGTGCCACGCCCTGATAGACACGCTGCTGGACCTGCCCATCGTGCTGCCGCCGCTGGTGGCCGGGATTGCGCTGCTGGTGTTCTTCCAGACGGCGCTGGGGGAGTGGATCGAGCAGCACATCATGCCCTTCGTGTTCACAACGCAGGGGATTGTGCTGGCGCAGTTCCTCCCCGCGGGGACCTTCTGCGTGCGGTCGCTGAAGGCCGCTTTCGACAGCGTAGACCCGCGGATGGAGCAGGTGGCGCGGACGCTGGGCTGCAGCGAGCGGCAGGCGTTCTTCCATGTGCTGCTGCCACTGGCGCGCAACGGCCTGGTGGCGGGGGCCATCATGACCTGGGCGCGGGCCGCGGGGGAATTCGGCCCGATCCTCATGTTCGTGGGCGCCACGCGGTTCAAGTCGGAAGTCCTGCCCATCGCCATCTTCCTGAACATGTCCATCGGCAACGTCGAGATGGCGCTGAGCGTGACGGTGATCCTCATCGCGCTGGCGATCATCGCCCTCTTGTCGTTCCGGAAGCTGGGCGGGAGGGGGTACCTGTGGTGA
- a CDS encoding PQQ-binding-like beta-propeller repeat protein: MDYRIRWQQQRRQRRRKRLLIIPAALALAAVLYLLLRNVGGGGATYWVHEEPFHLTPHFAVSPSLVYAVWSDGHIEALRANTGAPTDATPFFSTPEGFNATPTVAQHILYVGSDAGVVRALDGRTGQKLWDHDTGAPVRCQPLLAGGRVYVGNEDGVVYCFMPGGTKVWTQRLTDGLAGQPALVEKLLIAATARGGVYGLDAGTGRVAWRVDLQTRDVPTPVFSPVTAAPPLALVGSDSGLLYVLDAATGKQVREPYYTGGLVRQAAAVSDQVIAFGSTDGWLRVVSRDAQEPLWAYQLPGPVEVGPVIAGNVIYVASATRLLALDAASGRLLRTWKGEQFAGDLAVTADTIYIGTNRGQLMALAAL, encoded by the coding sequence GTGGACTATCGGATACGCTGGCAACAGCAGCGGCGGCAGCGCCGACGCAAGCGACTGCTGATCATACCCGCCGCCCTGGCGTTGGCGGCAGTGCTGTACTTGCTGCTCCGCAACGTGGGGGGCGGAGGCGCCACCTACTGGGTGCATGAAGAGCCGTTCCACCTGACCCCGCACTTCGCCGTCTCCCCCTCCCTCGTCTATGCCGTGTGGTCGGATGGCCACATCGAGGCCCTGCGGGCCAACACGGGTGCGCCGACGGACGCCACACCGTTCTTCTCGACTCCCGAGGGCTTCAACGCCACACCGACCGTCGCGCAGCATATACTCTACGTCGGCTCAGACGCGGGTGTCGTGCGGGCTCTCGACGGCCGCACGGGGCAGAAGCTGTGGGATCACGACACCGGCGCGCCGGTGCGCTGCCAGCCGCTGCTGGCGGGCGGGCGGGTGTATGTGGGCAATGAGGACGGGGTCGTGTACTGCTTCATGCCGGGGGGCACCAAGGTGTGGACGCAGCGGCTGACGGACGGCCTAGCGGGCCAGCCGGCGCTGGTGGAGAAGCTGCTCATCGCCGCCACCGCGCGGGGCGGGGTGTATGGTCTGGACGCCGGCACCGGGCGTGTGGCGTGGCGGGTGGACCTGCAAACGCGGGATGTGCCCACACCCGTGTTCTCGCCTGTGACGGCGGCGCCGCCACTGGCGCTGGTCGGCAGCGATAGCGGACTGCTGTACGTGCTCGACGCGGCGACGGGCAAGCAGGTGCGGGAGCCGTATTACACCGGCGGGCTGGTGCGGCAGGCGGCGGCGGTGAGCGACCAGGTGATCGCCTTCGGCAGCACAGACGGGTGGCTGCGCGTCGTCAGTCGCGACGCGCAGGAGCCGCTGTGGGCGTACCAGTTGCCCGGCCCGGTGGAAGTTGGGCCCGTGATTGCCGGCAACGTGATCTACGTGGCCAGTGCGACGCGTCTGCTGGCCCTGGACGCGGCCTCGGGCCGGTTGCTCCGGACGTGGAAGGGCGAGCAGTTCGCCGGCGACCTCGCCGTGACTGCCGACACGATCTACATCGGGACGAACCGGGGCCAGCTCATGGCCCTGGCGGCGCTGTGA
- a CDS encoding DUF362 domain-containing protein codes for MSKKVLFASAHLPRLAAEASLPYKYAKMIEKARLGQRFAGKTVCLKMHLGGGSGIYTLHPYFVRTVVDAIKQGGGRPFITDGTSAFFEAYKRGYTHEVLGCPILPAGGIADKYYYHEPVGYETLDHVELCGNVVDADALLVLSHGKGHGHSGFGGAIKNIAMGCVSTRTRGAIHGLMGGVFEWNGEACTHCYQCRDNCPTGAISFDKSGNFRLSEHHCRYCMHCVSACPVQAIHIDQSRYRHFQMGMAWATKKCLERFERGAVYYVTVLNNITPLCDCWGWSTQPLVPDVGAVAGDDIVAIEQASLDLISTVEYIPGTLPDQMKITKQGHLFQRVHAKDPYVQVQCCHELKLGKPDYELVQVGE; via the coding sequence ATGTCCAAGAAGGTTCTGTTCGCCTCTGCTCACCTGCCCCGGCTGGCGGCCGAGGCCAGCTTGCCCTACAAGTACGCGAAGATGATCGAGAAGGCCAGGCTGGGCCAGCGCTTCGCCGGCAAAACCGTGTGCCTCAAGATGCACCTGGGCGGCGGCAGCGGCATCTATACGCTGCACCCATACTTCGTGCGCACTGTCGTGGACGCCATCAAGCAGGGCGGCGGCCGCCCCTTCATCACCGATGGCACCAGCGCGTTCTTCGAGGCCTACAAGCGCGGCTACACCCACGAGGTCCTCGGCTGCCCCATCCTGCCCGCCGGGGGCATCGCGGACAAGTACTACTACCACGAGCCGGTCGGCTACGAGACTCTCGACCATGTGGAGCTGTGCGGCAACGTCGTGGATGCCGACGCCCTGCTGGTGCTGTCCCACGGCAAGGGCCACGGCCACTCCGGCTTCGGCGGGGCCATCAAGAACATCGCCATGGGCTGTGTCAGCACCCGCACCCGCGGCGCCATCCACGGCCTCATGGGGGGCGTCTTCGAGTGGAACGGCGAGGCCTGCACCCACTGCTATCAGTGCCGCGACAACTGCCCTACTGGCGCCATCAGCTTCGACAAGAGTGGCAACTTCCGTCTGAGCGAGCATCACTGCCGCTACTGCATGCACTGCGTCTCGGCCTGCCCGGTGCAGGCGATCCACATTGACCAGTCACGCTACCGCCATTTCCAGATGGGCATGGCCTGGGCGACGAAGAAGTGCCTGGAGCGGTTCGAGCGCGGCGCGGTCTACTATGTGACGGTGCTCAATAACATCACGCCGCTGTGCGACTGCTGGGGCTGGTCCACGCAGCCTCTGGTGCCGGACGTGGGCGCCGTGGCCGGCGACGACATCGTGGCCATCGAGCAGGCTTCGCTGGACCTCATCAGCACCGTGGAGTACATCCCGGGCACGCTGCCGGACCAGATGAAGATCACCAAGCAGGGCCATCTGTTCCAGCGCGTCCATGCCAAGGACCCGTACGTCCAGGTGCAATGCTGCCACGAACTGAAGCTCGGGAAGCCCGACTACGAGCTCGTCCAGGTCGGCGAATAG
- the modA gene encoding molybdate ABC transporter substrate-binding protein, with translation MRTWFPFLLLIALAALLAGCPARQAPPASTAPPGPTPATIAGEVQAYIPCGMVIPMHAVIQAFEAKNPSVKVKSTYDNAGIIVKRLAEKGETADVVVSPGKTEMAALATAGLVDAAAPQTVGTFELVCIVPAASTQAITKPEDLKQCKTVAMPNPDVNSTGASGKEALTKLGLWEALQPKMIQPNHAIEAHTMVAAGKAQAGIAYKNCPLETNPEKLSKSKVRIAFSFPADSYEKQPCLVAVTTKAPNRAAAQALVDFVASAEGRKILGENGMTGCLDLAPGAAKTDGAAPATEAGKPAVKADITVVAFYPGNEKHKPIRDLVMGLPQKFGPRVSAEFVDFTSDEGFKKWHDEKGLTCGAILINDQQTWTYERNGKVKEVTFKMAEGGEWTKEDLYGVVQKLLKEKQ, from the coding sequence ATGCGCACGTGGTTCCCGTTCCTGCTCCTGATCGCACTGGCGGCCCTGCTGGCAGGATGCCCGGCCCGGCAAGCCCCGCCGGCGAGTACCGCTCCGCCCGGCCCGACGCCGGCGACCATCGCCGGCGAGGTCCAGGCCTACATCCCCTGTGGCATGGTCATCCCCATGCACGCGGTCATCCAGGCCTTCGAGGCCAAGAACCCCAGCGTGAAGGTCAAGAGCACCTACGACAACGCCGGGATCATCGTCAAGCGCCTGGCCGAGAAGGGTGAGACGGCCGATGTGGTCGTGTCGCCGGGGAAGACCGAGATGGCGGCACTGGCGACGGCGGGGTTGGTGGATGCGGCCGCGCCGCAGACCGTCGGCACCTTCGAGCTGGTCTGCATCGTGCCCGCGGCCAGCACCCAGGCCATCACCAAGCCTGAGGACCTCAAACAGTGCAAGACCGTCGCCATGCCCAACCCGGATGTGAACTCGACAGGCGCCTCGGGCAAGGAAGCCCTGACCAAGCTGGGCCTGTGGGAGGCGTTGCAGCCCAAGATGATCCAGCCGAACCACGCCATCGAGGCGCACACGATGGTCGCCGCCGGCAAGGCCCAGGCGGGGATCGCGTACAAGAACTGCCCCCTGGAGACCAACCCGGAGAAGCTGAGCAAGTCCAAGGTGCGCATCGCCTTCTCCTTCCCGGCGGACTCGTATGAGAAGCAGCCATGCCTGGTCGCCGTGACAACCAAGGCGCCCAACCGGGCCGCCGCGCAGGCGCTGGTGGACTTCGTCGCCTCGGCCGAGGGCCGCAAGATCCTCGGCGAGAACGGCATGACCGGCTGCCTGGACCTGGCGCCCGGAGCAGCCAAGACGGACGGGGCAGCCCCGGCGACAGAAGCGGGCAAGCCCGCCGTCAAAGCCGACATCACCGTCGTGGCCTTCTACCCGGGCAATGAGAAGCACAAGCCCATCCGCGATCTGGTCATGGGTCTGCCCCAGAAGTTCGGCCCACGGGTGAGTGCCGAGTTCGTGGACTTCACCAGCGACGAGGGCTTCAAGAAGTGGCACGACGAGAAGGGCCTCACGTGCGGGGCCATCCTGATCAACGACCAGCAGACCTGGACCTACGAGCGGAACGGCAAGGTCAAGGAAGTCACGTTCAAGATGGCCGAGGGCGGCGAGTGGACCAAGGAGGACCTGTACGGGGTGGTTCAGAAGCTGCTGAAGGAGAAGCAGTGA